The genomic interval GAGGACCCGGGACTTTTTTTATTTACGGTTGATCAGGCCGGCCAGGTAGGCGGCGCCGAAACCGTTATCGATGTTGACCACCCCCACCCCGCCGGCACAGGAATTCAGCATGCCCAACAGGGCTGCCACTCCGCCAAAGGCCGCGCCGTAACCGACACTAGTCGGCACCGCGATCACCGGTCTTTCGACCAGTCCCGCCACCACACTGGGCAGCGCGCCCTCCATTCCGGCGATAACGATCAGAACCTCGGCCGCCATGAGTTTTTCCCGATAAGCCAACAACCGGTGAATCCCGGCAACCCCGACATCCACCAGCAGCTCACTTTTCTGGCCCAGCAGGCGCAGGGTGATTTCGGCCTCATAAGCCACCCGCAGATCCGAGGTTCCGGCGGTGACGATCATGACCGTTCCCCGCCCCCGATCGCAATCATGCCGCGCCAGCTTGAACAGATAGCGGCCCCCGGCATGATACTCAAACTGGGGAAAACGCCGCCGCAAAACCGCGGCCTTTTCCAGATCCAGACGAGTCACCAGAATATTCTGCTCATGTTCCAGAAGACCATCCAGAATGATCTCCAGATCGACGACCTCCTTGCCCAGGGCAAAGACCACCTCCCCCATCAGGGCGCGCAGACCGCGATGGGTATCGAGATGGGCGATGCCAAGATCACGAAAGGGCAGATGGCCGAGCATTTCAACCACCTCATCCACCTGAACACAGCCCTTTTGCAGCGAGATCAGAATTTCCTTTAACTGTGCCCGATCCATTTCACACCCAACTCAAATTACTACCGTAACCCTTTGTTTAAGACAAGTAATCAAGGCAAAGGCCAGCCCCGCTCAACGACCAGACAAGCCCGGGCCGCTTGGTTCCAGGCCTGCAGTCCGGCGTTGCGGGCCGCCTCGCGAATCATGGTCTTGCTCCAAGCACAGAGTCGCAACGGACTGATGATCTCAAGTTCGTTCAGAGCTTGCATTCCGGGGCGACGTTTTGGCACATCGTCGGCATGAGTGCCGTCACAAAGGCTGATTCCCGGCCCGGCCAATCCTCGCAAGCGACTGAAAAGATGATGCTTACAACGATAACAGCGCCGCTCCGGGTTTCCGGCCCAGACCCGGGACATTTCAGCGACCGAGAAATCAATGATCAGACCATTTTCAGCCCGCACCAGGGCCCGGGCCCCGGCGTCTTCTTCCGGATAGACGGCGGGATGCGCGAAAAAAACCGGGCACACCTCGATTTTCGCGACATATCTGAAAAAATGAAAAAGCCAGAGGCTGTCAACACCGCCGGAGCAACCCAGCCATACCGGCGCCAGCCGGCGGCCGAGACGCACCAGACTTTCCCAGGGATCGATCATCAAGGCTCCAGCTTTGATCTCACTGCACATGAGGATGATGTACTCGAATCTGCACCTGTTCCAGATCAACCCCTTGCCGGACCAAAAAAGCCTCACTGCCGAGTTTGATTTCCTCTTCTAAAAAAATCTGGGCCTGGGGAATCTGTTCCCACAGGCGCCGACCGATCTTATCCTGCAAAAGCTGCCGTAAAAATCCCTGCAACTCCGTCGCGGCGGTCCCGGGAAAAGGCTTTTCACCCGCAAACCGGGCAATTTCCACCTCGGCGTTGAAAACCTTCAGGCCATCGAGTGAATACATGGGCAAATAGAAATTAATCGTGATAAGATCAGGACCATCGGCAACCGCTGCCGCCGTGCCGGCCTCGGCCCCCGGGCTTTCAGCCGTTAAGGACGGCGGCTGGGAAGGCCCGCTCTGGGCCGCCAAAGGACGAATGGCGTCACGAATAACCACTGGTTTACCGAGCAGAGACAGAACCACGAAAAACTGAGCCAACCAGACCAGGACCAGGACTGCGATAGAGCCTTTAAGCCAAGGACTCCGGCCCTCCGATAAAATCGCCAGGCCCTCCAGCTTGACCGCGTCGAAACCGTCCGCGATTTCGGCCATGACATCGACAGAACCCAGCACACCGGTTCCCGCCGGCGGGGTCGACGACTGCCGATAGCCTTCGGTTTCGAGTCCGGCTTTCGCCGCAGGCGCAGCCGCTGTTTCCGGGAGTTCCTCCTCAGCCCAGGAGGAGTCGTCCTCCCCCACAAACTGTTCCCCGGAATCAGCTGCGAAATCAAAATCATCGATAAAATCATCGTCCGCCAGCAGCTTGTCAATATCATAAGTGTCTATCTGGGTTTCGCGATCCATGATCTAAAACCATCACATCTTATCAAAAAGCGCTTCAACGAAATCTCCGGCATCGAAACGGCGCAAATCCGCGAGGCTTTCCCCAATACCGATATAACGCACCGGAACCTTGAGCTCGTCACAGACCCCGACAATCACCCCCCCCTTGGCCGTGCCGTCAAGCTTGGTCATCACCAGCCCGGTGACCCCGATTGCCTGATGAAACATCTGGGCCTGGGTAATCGCGTTCTGACCGGTATTGGCGTCCAGTACCAGCAGCACTTCATGAGGCGCTCCCGGCAGGGCTTTACCCAGAACCCGCTGAATCTTTTTCAGTTCATCCATCAGATTGACCTTGGTGTGCAGGCGACCGGCGGTATCGATGATCACCACATCGGCCACGCGCTTAATCGCCGACTGCACCGTATCGAAGGCCACGGCCGCCGGATCGGCGCCCATACTCTGTTTGACAATCGGCACCCCGGCCCGCTCGGCCCAGACCATGAGCTGCTCGACCGCCGCCGCGCGAAAGGTATCGGCCGCGCCCAGCACCACCTTTTTCTTCTGCTGGGCAAAGATTGCCGCAAGTTTGCCGATGGTCGTGGTTTTCCCCACCCCGTTGACCCCGATCGTCATGATCACATAAGGCTTTGGGCTGAGCTCCCAGGGAGCCTCGGCCCGGGCCAGGATACTGCCAATCTCCTGCTGCAAAAAACGACGTAAGTGAGCCGGGTTTTCAAGCTCCTGGTGCGAAATCTTTTCTTCTATCTGGGAAAAGAGCCGATAGCTGGTTTTAACTCCGAGATCGGAAGTCAGAAGAATCTCCTCCAGCTCCTCGAGAAACTCCGCATCAATCTCCTTGTCCCCGTAAAAAAGGTTGTCCAGGGTTCCGACAAACTGGCGGCGGGTCTTGGCCAGACCATCTTTCAAACGGGAAAAGAAACCGCGCCGTTCCTTTTTGTCTGCCGCCTGGACTGCGGCAGCATCCGGACCGGCTTGCCGCGTTGCGGCGTCCTGGCTTTCCCCCGACAACATCGCGTCGGTCTCGTCTGCCATTGTCCCTGCCTCCGCAACGCCGACTACAGAGGCAGGCGACCTGACCGGCCGGTTTTTCCCGGTCCCGGCTTCGACGGCCACAAAGGGTTCACTCGGGCCGGCTTGCTCCGCCGCGACCATCAACGCCGGCGAAGCCTCCTCTTCGGCGACTTCCGCGACAGATTGAGTCCGAAGGCTTGCCTCATTTTCAGCGAAAACCGCTTTTTGTTCTACCGGCAAAGCCGCCGCAACCATTTCCTCGACCGGAGCCGGGCGCGTTTTTTCGAGGCCCTTCCGCCGTCCGAAAAGCCGACCGAGAAGACCACCGCGCTTAGTTTCGGCCTCGGTCGCAGTTTCCGACTCCGGGCTTTTCTGATCCGACCGCTTCTGTTCCGTTTTACCTATAGACATTCAAAGCTCTCCAAGTTATTATATCACAACCGGCGGTTCACGGCTGCCGGGTCGCTGATTCCGCAAAAAAATAGTCGATAGTGTCTCTTTTGTAAAGGAAATACTTACCGAACATGACTTTGCTCGCCCTACTTCCCGAGATTGGAATTTTCCTAGGTCTACTCCTATCCTCGGCTATTTTCTCCGGCACTGAGACCGCGCTTTTCTCCCTGCGCCAACACCGCCTGAACCAATACCGTAATGAACACCCCCAAGCCGTGCACAGGCTGGAACGGATCCTCGAAAAACCGCTTGATTTTATCAGCACGATATTGGTCTGCAATAATTTCGTCAACGTCGCGGCTTCGGCCCTGGCAACCCGGGTCTGCATCGCCCTCTGGGGAGAAGGCGGGATCATCATCGCCACGATCATGGTCACCGTCATCCTC from Pseudomonadota bacterium carries:
- the larB gene encoding nickel pincer cofactor biosynthesis protein LarB translates to MDRAQLKEILISLQKGCVQVDEVVEMLGHLPFRDLGIAHLDTHRGLRALMGEVVFALGKEVVDLEIILDGLLEHEQNILVTRLDLEKAAVLRRRFPQFEYHAGGRYLFKLARHDCDRGRGTVMIVTAGTSDLRVAYEAEITLRLLGQKSELLVDVGVAGIHRLLAYREKLMAAEVLIVIAGMEGALPSVVAGLVERPVIAVPTSVGYGAAFGGVAALLGMLNSCAGGVGVVNIDNGFGAAYLAGLINRK
- the ftsY gene encoding signal recognition particle-docking protein FtsY yields the protein MSIGKTEQKRSDQKSPESETATEAETKRGGLLGRLFGRRKGLEKTRPAPVEEMVAAALPVEQKAVFAENEASLRTQSVAEVAEEEASPALMVAAEQAGPSEPFVAVEAGTGKNRPVRSPASVVGVAEAGTMADETDAMLSGESQDAATRQAGPDAAAVQAADKKERRGFFSRLKDGLAKTRRQFVGTLDNLFYGDKEIDAEFLEELEEILLTSDLGVKTSYRLFSQIEEKISHQELENPAHLRRFLQQEIGSILARAEAPWELSPKPYVIMTIGVNGVGKTTTIGKLAAIFAQQKKKVVLGAADTFRAAAVEQLMVWAERAGVPIVKQSMGADPAAVAFDTVQSAIKRVADVVIIDTAGRLHTKVNLMDELKKIQRVLGKALPGAPHEVLLVLDANTGQNAITQAQMFHQAIGVTGLVMTKLDGTAKGGVIVGVCDELKVPVRYIGIGESLADLRRFDAGDFVEALFDKM